The Sinomonas sp. P10A9 genome includes a window with the following:
- a CDS encoding amino acid ABC transporter permease, producing MSTVNDARPATEASDDIRVAHRAHWGWWILSVLVLLFAGGIVQMLFTNPNLQWDVVAGWFFSQSIVFGLLRTLELTVLSMLFGILLGMLTAVMRLSPIRILSTVAWFYTWFFRGTPLLVQLIFWYNLAALFPTIDVGIPFIGPTIWAGNANQIVTPFMAALLGLALNEGAYMSEIVRGGILSVDQGQLEASVALGMRTSRALRRVILPQAMRVIVPPTGNQVIGMLKSTSLVSVTSMPELLYSAQLVYNRTFQTIPLLIVASIWYLIVTSVLSIIQYYIERHYAKGGRRALPPTPWEKLKRTIAGIVPVQTKSATAARRA from the coding sequence ATGAGCACGGTCAACGACGCGCGGCCGGCCACCGAGGCGTCCGACGACATCCGGGTCGCGCATCGCGCCCACTGGGGCTGGTGGATCCTCTCGGTGCTTGTCCTCCTGTTCGCGGGCGGCATCGTCCAGATGCTGTTCACGAATCCGAACCTGCAGTGGGACGTAGTAGCCGGCTGGTTCTTCAGCCAGAGCATCGTGTTCGGCCTCCTGCGGACCCTCGAGCTGACAGTCCTGTCGATGCTCTTCGGCATCCTGCTCGGCATGCTCACCGCCGTCATGCGGCTCTCGCCGATCCGGATCCTCTCGACGGTCGCATGGTTCTACACGTGGTTCTTCCGGGGAACGCCGCTCCTGGTCCAGCTGATCTTCTGGTACAACCTTGCGGCACTCTTCCCGACGATCGATGTGGGAATTCCCTTCATCGGTCCGACGATCTGGGCGGGCAACGCCAACCAGATCGTGACCCCCTTCATGGCCGCCCTCCTCGGGCTCGCACTCAATGAAGGCGCCTATATGTCCGAGATCGTCCGGGGCGGCATCCTCTCGGTGGACCAGGGCCAGCTTGAGGCCTCGGTCGCGCTCGGCATGCGCACATCACGCGCGCTGCGCCGCGTCATCCTCCCCCAGGCGATGCGCGTGATCGTGCCGCCGACGGGCAATCAGGTCATCGGCATGCTCAAGTCCACCTCGCTCGTGAGCGTGACCTCGATGCCGGAACTGCTGTACTCGGCACAGCTCGTCTACAACCGCACCTTCCAGACCATCCCGCTGCTCATCGTCGCGAGCATCTGGTACCTGATCGTCACGAGCGTCCTGAGCATCATCCAGTACTACATCGAGCGCCACTACGCCAAGGGCGGCCGCCGCGCGCTGCCGCCCACCCCGTGGGAGAAGCTCAAGCGCACGATCGCAGGGATTGTTCCCGTCCAGACCAAGTCAGCCACTGCAGCCAGGAGGGCCTGA